In Mycolicibacterium nivoides, the DNA window GTCCCGTTGGCTGTCACATCGGTTCTCTATGTGAGAAAACTAGCTTCTCATCTAGCGAGAATCAATGTCTGATGCCCTTGACGAGGAGATTTAGCCAGGTCAACGCACAACCTGGCACATCCTTGTTGACCATCGCCGCAAAAGATGGAAACCTCTTAGTCGGAAATGAGAACCTGATTCTCGTCACCGAGAGTCAGCCATGGTTCATCGAGAGGAGAACCGCCTCGTGCGCCTGCCCCCGTTGCCCGCCGAGGAGTGGGACGACGACGTGCGACGAGCACTGTCGGTCATGCTTCCGGAGGAGCGGCTCAACCCCGAGGGTGCGGGAACCGCGCTGTCGACCCTGGCCCGCCACCCCGCACTGACCAAGGCGTTCCTACGCTTCAGCAATCATCTGCTGTTCCGCTCGACGCTGGAACCGCAGATGCGGGAGCTCGCCATCCTGCGGATCGCCCATCGCAAGAAATGCGAATACGAGTGGGCGCACCACGCATTCATCGGCAAGTCCGAGGGCCTCACGGATGAGCAGATCGCGAGTAGCACGAGCGGCGACGGTTCCTCCCCCCTCGACCAATTGGTGCTCGACTCCGTCGACGAACTCGACGGGCAATCGGAGATCTCGGACGGCACCTGGACCGCCCTGAGCGAGCACCTCGATGAGCGCCAGCGCATGGACCTGGTCTTCACAATCGGCGGCTACGGCCTGATGGCCATGGCCTACAACACCTTTGGAATTGCGCCGGAATCCGGCCACTAACTCAAGAAGAAAGTAGAGGTAGATGATGGCGTTCTTCCCGAAGCCGGCCGCCGGCAGCTGGACCGAGAACTGGCCCGAACTGGGCACCGGCCCGGTCAACTACGAGGATTCAATCGATCCTGAGCAGTGGAAACTGGAGCAGCAGGCCATCTTCCGCAAGACCTGGCTCCAGATGGGCCGGGTGGAGTTGATTCCCAAGAAGGGCCGATACATCACCCGTGAGCTGCCGTCGGTCGGCCCCGGCACCTCGATCATCATCGTCAACGACGGTGAGCAGATCCGCGCCTTCTACAACCTGTGCCGCCACCGCGGCAACAAGCTGGTCTGGAACGACTACCCGGGCGAAGAGGTCTCCGGCAGCTGCAGGCAGTTCGTCTGCAAGTACCACGCCTGGCGTTATGACCTCAAGGGCGACCTGACCTTCATCCAGCAGGAGCAGGAGTTCTTCGACGTCGACAAGGCCGACTACCCGCTCAAGCCCGTGCGCTGC includes these proteins:
- a CDS encoding carboxymuconolactone decarboxylase family protein → MRLPPLPAEEWDDDVRRALSVMLPEERLNPEGAGTALSTLARHPALTKAFLRFSNHLLFRSTLEPQMRELAILRIAHRKKCEYEWAHHAFIGKSEGLTDEQIASSTSGDGSSPLDQLVLDSVDELDGQSEISDGTWTALSEHLDERQRMDLVFTIGGYGLMAMAYNTFGIAPESGH